From the genome of Desulfitobacterium chlororespirans DSM 11544, one region includes:
- the pcrA gene encoding DNA helicase PcrA, whose amino-acid sequence MYRLEDLNPVQRQAVEHREGPLLILAGAGSGKTRVLTYRIAHLIAQGIEPWHILAITFTNKAAQEMRDRVYSLVGSEGRGLWVATFHSACVRILRSEIGYLPGYSRSFVIYDSGDQLALIKSCMKELNLDEKKFAPRAIESVISDAKNKLLTPEDFSHRAKDYFEQKAERVYELYQKKLLANNALDFDDIIMLTVRLFRENPEVLSQYQDKFRYILVDEYQDTNHAQYALVNLLAKKYRNLCVVGDDDQSIYMFRGADVQNILDFERDYPEAKTLKLEQNYRSTKSILQAANSVVQNNTERKEKSLWTENEDGQPIVYYVADNEHDEARYMGERIQRLLNVEGRKFNEFAVLYRTNAQSRVIEERFMKEGIPYRIFSGLKFYERMEIKDILAYLRILHNPADQVSFSRVLNVPKRGLGESTLEKILDYANEQEMPVLDAIMEADYIPELQSRAKKPLLAFAHLMQELRALAAAESSVTKLVEEVLKRTGYWDNLVSDKSPEAEARLENLREFLSVTAEYDEKADNYETAVIQEGIEDALVPGLAGFLEQVSLVAQIDSLDQADDAVVMMTIHSAKGLEFPVVFLGGMEEGIFPSSRSMLDPVLLAEERRLCYVAITRARERLYLAYAQQRMLYGRTQYNRPSEFFQEIPTHVLVDRDPIDPPPTRAQKPHSAAARPATTPSGGPSPWRTGERTIGNPIQDAPGVDYKVGEKVEHAKFGKGVIVAIKGEGSSAELSVVFGGEIKKLMAEYARLVKL is encoded by the coding sequence ATGTATCGTTTAGAGGATTTGAACCCAGTTCAGCGCCAAGCGGTAGAGCATCGGGAGGGTCCCCTATTAATATTAGCAGGGGCAGGATCCGGGAAAACACGGGTTTTAACCTATCGTATAGCCCATTTAATCGCCCAAGGCATTGAGCCTTGGCACATTCTGGCCATTACCTTTACCAATAAAGCAGCTCAGGAAATGCGTGACCGGGTCTATAGCCTGGTGGGCAGTGAAGGGAGAGGGCTTTGGGTAGCGACCTTTCACTCTGCTTGTGTGCGGATTTTAAGAAGCGAGATCGGCTATTTGCCCGGATATTCGCGGAGTTTTGTCATCTATGATAGTGGGGATCAGCTGGCATTGATCAAATCCTGCATGAAGGAACTGAACCTGGATGAGAAAAAATTTGCACCCCGGGCAATCGAATCGGTGATCAGTGATGCCAAGAATAAGCTGCTGACACCGGAGGACTTTTCCCACCGAGCCAAGGATTATTTTGAGCAAAAGGCAGAACGGGTCTACGAACTGTATCAGAAGAAACTCCTGGCCAATAATGCGCTGGATTTTGATGACATCATCATGCTGACGGTCCGGCTGTTCCGGGAGAATCCTGAGGTATTGTCCCAGTATCAAGATAAATTCCGCTACATTCTTGTGGATGAGTATCAGGATACCAACCATGCCCAATACGCTTTGGTCAATCTCCTGGCTAAGAAATACCGCAACCTCTGTGTGGTAGGGGATGATGACCAATCCATCTACATGTTTCGTGGAGCCGATGTGCAGAATATCCTGGATTTTGAACGGGATTATCCCGAAGCCAAAACTTTGAAGCTGGAGCAGAATTACCGTTCAACCAAATCTATTCTGCAGGCCGCCAATTCAGTGGTTCAGAACAATACGGAGCGCAAAGAAAAATCCCTGTGGACGGAAAATGAGGACGGGCAGCCTATTGTCTATTACGTGGCGGACAATGAGCATGATGAAGCCCGTTATATGGGTGAGCGCATTCAACGTCTGCTCAATGTGGAAGGTCGCAAATTCAATGAGTTTGCCGTACTCTACCGCACCAATGCTCAATCCCGGGTCATTGAAGAACGCTTTATGAAGGAAGGAATCCCTTACCGGATTTTTTCGGGACTTAAGTTCTATGAACGGATGGAAATCAAGGATATTCTGGCTTATCTGCGCATCCTTCATAACCCGGCGGATCAAGTGAGCTTTTCCCGTGTTTTGAATGTTCCCAAGCGGGGCTTGGGAGAGAGCACTTTAGAAAAGATTCTCGACTATGCCAATGAACAGGAGATGCCTGTTCTGGATGCGATCATGGAGGCCGACTATATACCTGAGCTGCAGTCACGGGCCAAGAAGCCTTTGCTGGCTTTCGCCCACCTGATGCAAGAGCTTAGAGCCTTAGCCGCCGCGGAGAGCTCAGTAACCAAATTGGTTGAAGAAGTATTAAAACGGACCGGATATTGGGATAATCTGGTTAGTGATAAATCACCGGAAGCGGAAGCCCGGCTGGAAAACCTGCGCGAGTTCTTATCCGTGACCGCCGAATACGATGAAAAAGCGGATAACTACGAAACTGCGGTGATCCAGGAGGGGATTGAAGATGCCCTGGTTCCAGGACTGGCAGGTTTTTTGGAGCAAGTGTCTTTAGTAGCTCAGATCGACTCCTTGGATCAGGCAGATGATGCTGTGGTGATGATGACCATCCACAGTGCCAAAGGGCTGGAATTCCCGGTGGTTTTCCTGGGCGGGATGGAGGAAGGAATCTTCCCCAGCAGCCGCTCCATGCTTGATCCGGTGCTTTTGGCGGAAGAGCGGAGACTTTGCTACGTGGCCATAACCCGTGCCCGGGAGCGTCTCTATCTGGCCTATGCCCAGCAGCGGATGCTTTACGGAAGAACCCAATACAACCGCCCTTCCGAGTTCTTTCAGGAAATTCCCACCCATGTCCTGGTGGACCGGGACCCTATTGATCCCCCACCTACCCGGGCTCAGAAGCCCCATTCAGCTGCGGCAAGGCCGGCAACGACTCCATCAGGAGGCCCATCACCCTGGAGAACCGGGGAGCGAACCATTGGCAATCCCATACAGGATGCCCCTGGGGTGGACTATAAAGTGGGAGAAAAAGTGGAACATGCCAAATTTGGCAAAGGTGTGATTGTGGCTATCAAAGGCGAGGGGAGTTCGGCTGAACTTTCCGTGGTCTTTGGGGGCGAGATCAAGAAGCTTATGGCGGAATATGCCAGGCTTGTTAAACTTTGA